The proteins below come from a single Sander vitreus isolate 19-12246 chromosome 15, sanVit1, whole genome shotgun sequence genomic window:
- the LOC144529844 gene encoding ras-related protein Rab-37 isoform X2 — MSTRKTSLTDKQAKNGTSKYVLERCASVNEYYDIAFKNKVVDVDNLKVKLQIWDTAGQERFRSVTHAYYRDAQALLLLYDITSKLSFDNIRAWLTEIHEYAQKDVVIMLLGNKADMVADRVVKKEDGEKLAKEYGVPFMETSAKTGVNVELAFLAIAKELKHRATQQQNEPKFQIHDYIESQKHKSSCCGLM; from the exons ATGTCCACAAGAAAGACATCGTTGACGGACAAGCAGGCTAAAAACGGAACATCAAAATATGTGTTGGAGAGATGCGCTTCTGTTAACGAGTATTATGATATTGCCTTCAAG AATAAAGTGGTGGATGTCGACAACCTGAAAGTCAAACTCCAG ATCTGGGATACAGCTGGCCAAGAGAGATTCCGAAGCGTAACGCACGCCTACTACAGAGATGCCCAGG CGTTACTTTTGCTTTATGATATCACCAGCAAGCTGTCGTTTGACAATATCAGG GCTTGGCTGACTGAAATACACGAGTATGCCCAGAAGGATGTGGTCATCATGTTGCTCGGCAACAAG GCAGACATGGTTGCAGATAGGGTCGTGAAgaaggaggatggagagaagtTGGCAAAG GAGTATGGTGTACCATTTATGGAGACCAGTGCGAAGACAGGAGTCAATGTGGAGCTGGCCTTTCTTGCTATAGCAAA gGAGTTGAAGCACAGAGCGACACAGCAGCAGAATGAGCCCAAGTTCCAGATACATGACTACATCGAGTCTCAGAAGCACAAGTCTAGCTGCTGTGGACTCATGTAA
- the LOC144529844 gene encoding ras-related protein Rab-37 isoform X1, with translation MSTRKTSLTDKQAKNGTSKYVLERCASVNEYYDIAFKVMLLGDSSVGKTCALVRFKDGAFLGGNFISTVGIDFRNKVVDVDNLKVKLQIWDTAGQERFRSVTHAYYRDAQALLLLYDITSKLSFDNIRAWLTEIHEYAQKDVVIMLLGNKADMVADRVVKKEDGEKLAKEYGVPFMETSAKTGVNVELAFLAIAKELKHRATQQQNEPKFQIHDYIESQKHKSSCCGLM, from the exons ATGTCCACAAGAAAGACATCGTTGACGGACAAGCAGGCTAAAAACGGAACATCAAAATATGTGTTGGAGAGATGCGCTTCTGTTAACGAGTATTATGATATTGCCTTCAAG GTGATGCTGCTGGGTGACTCGTCCGTGGGGAAGACGTGCGCCTTGGTGCGCTTTAAAGATGGGGCATTTCTGGGAGGCAACTTTATATCCACCGTTGGAATAGACTTTAGG AATAAAGTGGTGGATGTCGACAACCTGAAAGTCAAACTCCAG ATCTGGGATACAGCTGGCCAAGAGAGATTCCGAAGCGTAACGCACGCCTACTACAGAGATGCCCAGG CGTTACTTTTGCTTTATGATATCACCAGCAAGCTGTCGTTTGACAATATCAGG GCTTGGCTGACTGAAATACACGAGTATGCCCAGAAGGATGTGGTCATCATGTTGCTCGGCAACAAG GCAGACATGGTTGCAGATAGGGTCGTGAAgaaggaggatggagagaagtTGGCAAAG GAGTATGGTGTACCATTTATGGAGACCAGTGCGAAGACAGGAGTCAATGTGGAGCTGGCCTTTCTTGCTATAGCAAA gGAGTTGAAGCACAGAGCGACACAGCAGCAGAATGAGCCCAAGTTCCAGATACATGACTACATCGAGTCTCAGAAGCACAAGTCTAGCTGCTGTGGACTCATGTAA